In Arachis hypogaea cultivar Tifrunner chromosome 2, arahy.Tifrunner.gnm2.J5K5, whole genome shotgun sequence, a genomic segment contains:
- the LOC112718004 gene encoding uncharacterized protein: MATSLRTFKERLQLLMPTDDGEWLKEIRGNLAMVATMIASMTFQIGLNPPGGVVQNSDNGFIGCPTPTGTNQACPGQSVFAKVNRSNYKGYLWTNSVSFYTSIISCIWLISGAPVGPGFPTLLLSTLMCVSLSLLAISYSFGVSIVNPPDDGICHYFFSVFLSFFAVLAVLFLYRFLTLHLATKTVRRQQRNHED; encoded by the coding sequence atGGCAACGAGTCTCAGAACTTTCAAAGAACGGCTTCAACTTCTGATGCCTACCGACGATGGAGAATGGCTGAAGGAGATAAGAGGGAATCTGGCCATGGTAGCCACTATGATTGCGAGCATGACCTTCCAAATCGGTCTGAATCCGCCCGGTGGAGTTGTCCAAAACAGCGACAACGGATTCATCGGGTGTCCAACGCCGACGGGGACAAATCAAGCATGTCCCGGACAATCTGTTTTCGCTAAGGTGAACAGAAGCAACTACAAAGGTTATCTTTGGACCAACAGCGTATCTTTCTATACATCTATAATTTCATGTATATGGCTAATAAGCGGTGCTCCGGTCGGACCCGGTTTTCCAACGTTGTTGTTGTCAACCCTTATGTGTGTCTCCCTCAGTCTTCTTGCCATATCCTACTCCTTTGGCGTTTCCATTGTTAACCCACCCGACGATGGTATCTGCCACTATTTCTTCAgcgttttcctttctttctttgcaGTTCTGGCGGTTCTTTTTTTATACCGCTTTCTTACATTGCATCTGGCCACTAAGACCGTTCGTAGACAACAACGTAACCATGAGGACTAA